From the Corallococcus silvisoli genome, one window contains:
- the dapF gene encoding diaminopimelate epimerase: protein MDASERIFKYHGLGNDFVVLDRRGTGLDIDAVQSRWLCDRRRGIGADGVLAILPSSRGLARMVVHNADGSIAEMCGNGLRCAVKYLVDQAPRRPALIDVETGAGVLTCEPGYGDGGVVRVDISMGPARLVAANLPSGATGQPFVNAPVPGHADLRGTAVNMGNPHLVLLDQPLEAAERLGPGLERHPAFPDRTNVEFVRVDEDGLTVVVWERGCGLTQACGTGACASAVAAVLAKRLPSDAWLRVTLPGGDLRIRVPEDLSDIRLRGPVSFVFEGVVALPRAR from the coding sequence GTGGACGCAAGCGAACGCATCTTCAAGTACCACGGCCTGGGCAATGACTTCGTCGTCCTGGACCGCCGTGGCACGGGCCTGGACATCGACGCGGTGCAGTCACGCTGGCTGTGCGACCGCCGCCGTGGCATTGGCGCGGACGGGGTGCTCGCCATCCTCCCGTCGTCTCGCGGCCTCGCCCGCATGGTCGTCCACAACGCCGACGGCAGCATCGCGGAGATGTGCGGCAACGGCCTGCGCTGTGCGGTGAAGTATCTGGTGGATCAGGCCCCGCGGCGCCCCGCGCTCATCGACGTGGAGACCGGGGCGGGCGTCCTCACCTGCGAACCCGGCTACGGCGACGGCGGCGTGGTGCGCGTGGACATCTCCATGGGGCCGGCGCGGCTGGTGGCCGCGAACCTGCCGTCGGGGGCGACGGGCCAGCCCTTCGTGAATGCCCCCGTGCCCGGCCATGCGGACCTGCGCGGCACGGCCGTGAACATGGGCAACCCGCACCTGGTCCTCCTGGATCAACCCCTGGAAGCCGCCGAGCGCCTGGGCCCCGGCCTGGAGCGGCACCCGGCCTTCCCGGACCGCACCAACGTGGAGTTCGTCCGCGTGGACGAGGACGGCCTCACCGTCGTCGTCTGGGAGCGGGGCTGCGGCCTCACCCAGGCCTGTGGCACGGGGGCATGCGCCTCGGCCGTGGCGGCGGTCTTGGCGAAGCGCCTGCCCTCGGATGCCTGGCTCCGCGTCACCCTGCCGGGCGGCGACCTGCGCATCCGCGTTCCGGAGGATCTGTCCGACATCCGACTCCGGGGGCCCGTGTCCTTCGTCTTCGAAGGCGTTGTCGCGCTTCCAAGGGCCCGATAG